The genomic segment TTCCATAGAGTTGTTTGATAATTAAATGTCCTGGGAAGGTTGTTTTGCAATTCTTCAACAtaaaataattgttattattacttttaaaagcatTCTCCTCTTTTTGCATTGAGCAAGATTCTCCTGCATAAAGTTAACACAATTTTTGGTGAATTGCCTTTCGACACTTTCAAAACTACAAACCCCAGTGGTACCCAAGGCAGGTAATGCCCTGGGGAGCCTGAGCAGGTATAAGTTGTCTGGATCCAAGTGGTGGCCTTTTGCTGGGAGGAACTGTGAGTTTCAGGTCAGTGTCCTGGTCCTGGGAGAGGTGAGCAATGCTTCTTATCATCAGGGTTTTTTGTAAGACTAAGAAACCGAAGACACTGCCAGAAGGTGAGTTAGGTGCTACTTAGAAGCATTTACCTGGCCCCACATTTACAAGGTACTTACCTGTATTACCATGTGAATTTCTCAGCATTATGCCATTGGTTTTAGGAAAGGTGTTATATAAAAAAGAGAGGCCCATGGAGCTCAGAAGCACTGGTTTACTTAGCACCAATTATGAAAGGAGGTGATATAATGTTTAAGTACCACAACTGCAGCTGCACGACCTGTcctagtagcctgcctgaaaatgcACTTTCTTagaaaagttctcagaacataatctcactccatcccatgctccaCGGCTCTCCCAAATCATGGGGCAGTAGTGGCCAGTCTCCATGCcttgcagatccaagcagacatggGACTcctggtgaccctggctttaggtgTTGGCAGGGGAATCTACCCTAGGCTGAGGAGGAGTTCAGCAAACATCACCTCTATACTCACCTGTTCTCAGCCACCTGCAAGGCACCTGCCATCCCTTGTTACTCCTGCATAAagaaattccttccttacctacactcgtcTGTCTGCTAGAGAATTCTCTCCACTTCAGAGTCATGAACCCTCCCCTATTCAGGCTAAAGTTTCACCTAGTGAGCAGGGAAAGACCTACCCAGTCTCAGCTGTCTGGCAAGAGTACTATGTTTTACACTGAGGAAACATTTATTACTTCAGCCCAGTGATTCAGGCTGaactctcctcttctcccctctcAGGTGACATTCCCTAGAGCCATGGAGAGGAGCAACCACACGGTGACAGAGTTCATCCTGCTGGGCTTCAGCACAGACCCCGTGACGCAGCGCGTCCTCTCTGTGGTATTCCTGGGCGTGTACTCTGTGACCGTGGTAGGAAATATCACCCTCATGGTGCTGATCTGCAGTGACTCCCggctgcacacacccatgtactttttcattgGGAATCTGTCTTTTCTGGATCTCTGGTATTCCTCTGTCTACACGCCAAAGATCCTAGTGATCTGCATCTCTGAGGACAGAAGCATCTCCTTTGCTGGCTGTGTGGCTCAGTTCCTCTTCTCTGGGGGGCTGGCGTACAGTGAGTGTTACCTGCTGGCTGCCATGGcgtatgaccgctatgtggccatctctAAGCCGCTGCTTTACTCACGGGCTATGACCATAAAGCTGTGTGGATTTTTGGTAGCAGCCTCATACCTTGGTGGCTTTTTCAACTGTTACATTGTTGCTAAAAGAATTTTTTCCTTGAACTTCTGTGGAGACAATGTCATTGATGATTTTTTCTGTGATTTGTTTCCATTAGTGAAGCTGGCCTGTGGCAGGAATGATGGCTTCCAggctttgctgttcttttcccTGGCCTCCAGTGTCATTGCCCCCTGTGTGCTCATCCTTGCCTCCTACCtcttcatcatcaccaccatcctgaGGATGCGCTCCACCCAGGGCCACCTCAAAGCCTTCTCCACATGCTCCTCCCACCTGACCTCTGTCACCTTGTACTACGGCTCCATCCTCTACATTTACACTCATTCCCGGTCTAGCTATTCTTTGGAAAGGGACAAAATCGTTTCCACATTTTACACTGTGGTGTtccccatgctgaaccccatGATCTACAGCTTGAGGAATAAGGATGTGAAAGAAGCGCTCAATAAAGTCTTCAGAAAATCGTGATTCTCTCCTTCTAAGGACATGCAAGGACAATTTTGGTGAGGTTTTTATATTTCATGCCATTGTGCCCAATCACACTCAAGAATTCATGCAAGCTTAGTTAAAGAATTAGTATTCTTTTGATACAATGCAATCCAGGAGACCTAAGAAGAGAAACTTAGGGAAATTTAGGAAATGAATTTTGAACATAAAACATAAAGATTTCTACTGAATTTCAATTTCAAGTTATTCTAGATTAAAAACAAACCTTAAATCCAAAAGTCTTGACCCTTTCTTCATGAAATGAAAGAACCATTTCTTTATCATAACAATATTTTAGCTGCCTGATATATATAAGAAGAGTATTTATATAGCTATTTCCTGGAAATAGgaacaaatattttgaattatcttTGAAAACTTTCCTATGACACTTAACGAATTAAAAGGGTCACATTCCATTCCCTTAGCAGAGTCTCTTCAGTACTTTTGTGTATTTGTTCTCCCTGAAGCAttacagagacccagaggcacccatgaaataagtcagaacaGTTACACTCAGTAAGCATGATCTTCACAATCTCTATGTCTTATACATGTTTTGAATCAAGGACAAATCAGAGAAGTCCTCATAGATATGATTTTGTGGGTCACTGTTGAATTACCCGAttcctctttcattttatagGGGTGAACCTATGAGGAATTCTGTCCTCAAGCTGTGGTATTTGGGGCATCAAAACACCAATATTGTGATAAAAACGAATAACTATAGTGAGATAAAGCAATCTGAGAAAAAGAAGTCTACgagttaatattatttaaaagagaaaagcctATATAGGGAATATATACAGGTAGTGAAAAAAGATAATGAGTtgcatttaattttgattttaaaaagtgaggcaATGTTAATATAGTTTCTGTTGATTGAACATGAATAGGTCCATGTTTCTATCAGTATAAGCAttaatcaagaaataaaatggaagaaagtgAAATTGAAGGAAGTAGTTTCTAAAACTATAGGACCTCCAGGCAGAGCAGGAGAGCCTGACCAGCCCTTACAGTGGTTCGCATTAACTTGAAGAGTAAATCCCAAGGGCACACTCAGTACTAGGGGTGATCTGGAATCCTAGCAGCCACAGGCAGAGCGGACCAGTTCCAAGGTGCTTGATGTAGACAATGTTCTAGAAAGCCGTTTATGCCAGAGCAGACATTAATTTTCTAAAAgatatttctgtatttcctgcTCATAATTTCTGtagaatatatttattaagtaatgTTAACAGTAATTGTTGTCCCTTAGTGGCAGAAAATCATTACGGGAAAATGGAAAGTTGTTTCTAAGTTGTGTTTAGGACAAAtgaattctaataaatattttaaaaagtacacatgTTGATTGGTGTTCTCCTCGATACAATAAATCTCTTGGACTTacatgtttaacttttaaaaatga from the Manis javanica isolate MJ-LG chromosome 11, MJ_LKY, whole genome shotgun sequence genome contains:
- the LOC140844146 gene encoding olfactory receptor 9G1-like, encoding MERSNHTVTEFILLGFSTDPVTQRVLSVVFLGVYSVTVVGNITLMVLICSDSRLHTPMYFFIGNLSFLDLWYSSVYTPKILVICISEDRSISFAGCVAQFLFSGGLAYSECYLLAAMAYDRYVAISKPLLYSRAMTIKLCGFLVAASYLGGFFNCYIVAKRIFSLNFCGDNVIDDFFCDLFPLVKLACGRNDGFQALLFFSLASSVIAPCVLILASYLFIITTILRMRSTQGHLKAFSTCSSHLTSVTLYYGSILYIYTHSRSSYSLERDKIVSTFYTVVFPMLNPMIYSLRNKDVKEALNKVFRKS